Proteins from a genomic interval of Arvicola amphibius chromosome 17, mArvAmp1.2, whole genome shotgun sequence:
- the Phlda1 gene encoding pleckstrin homology-like domain family A member 1 yields the protein MRRTPASERLSELGFPPRRGRQEPPFPLGVTRGWGGWPIEKRREGARPVPFGERSWEDGGEQPARGSGILWRIRTRLSLCRDPEPPPPPPAPLCLLRVSLLCALRAGGRGSRWGEDSARRLLLPQTRASGSRKAEPSIGTPYAGRMLESSGCKALKEGVLEKRSDGLLQLWKKKCCILTEEGLLLIPPKQLQHQQQQQQQPGQGTAESSQPIGPTVAGLEPPVKLKELHFSNMKTVDCVERKGKYMYFTVVMAEGKEIDFRCPQDQGWNAEITLQMVQYKNRQAILAVKSTRQKQQHLVQQQPPQTQQIQPQPQPQPQPQLQPQPQIQPQPQMPPQPQPKPQSQQLHSYPHPHPHPHPHPHQHPHPHPHPHPHQLQHAHQPAHSQPPLGHRLLRSTSNSA from the coding sequence TTTCCGCTGGGTGTCactagggggtggggtgggtggccCATTGAAAAGCGCCGCGAGGGAGCCCGGCCAGTGCCCTTCGGTGAGCGCTCGTGGGAGGACGGCGGAGAGCAGCCTGCTCGCGGCTCCGGGATCTTGTGGCGCATCAGGACGCGGTTGTCCCTTTGCCGGGACCCCGAgccgccaccgccgccaccagcacccctctgcctcctgcgagTCAGCCTCCTCTGCGCGCTCCGGGCAGGCGGCCGCGGAAGCCGCTGGGGTGAGGACAGCGCGCGGCGGCTGCTGCTGCCCCAAACCCGGGCGTCTGGAAGCCGAAAGGCCGAGCCGAGCATCGGCACCCCTTATGCCGGAAGGATGCTGGAGAGCAGCGGCTGCAAGGCGCTGAAGGAAGGAGTGCTGGAGAAGCGCAGCGACGGGCTGCTGCAGCTCTGGAAGAAAAAGTGCTGCATCCTCACCGAGGAAGGGCTGCTGCTTATCCCGCCCAAGCAGCTGCAAcatcagcagcaacagcagcagcagcccggGCAAGGGACAGCTGAATCGTCCCAACCTATTGGCCCCACCGTCGCCGGCCTTGAGCCACCAGTCAAGCTCAAGGAATTGCACTTTTCAAACATGAAGACTGTAGACTGCGTGGAGCGCAAGGGCAAGTACATGTACTTCACTGTGGTGATGGCGGAGGGCAAAGAGATCGACTTTCGGTGCCCCCAGGACCAGGGCTGGAACGCGGAGATCACGTTGCAGATGGTGCAGTACAAAAATCGGCAGGCCATACTGGCCGTCAAGTCTACGCGGCAGAAGCAGCAACACCTGGTCCAGCAGCAGCCTCCGCAGACGCAGCAgatccagccccagccccaaccccagccgcagccccagctccagccccagccgCAGATCCAGCCTCAACCGCAGATGCCGCCTCAACCTCAACCCAAGCCTCAGTCCCAACAGCTCCACTCCTACCCGCATCcgcatcctcatcctcatccccaCCCGCACCAGCACCCgcaccctcaccctcaccctcatCCACACCAACTCCAGCACGCGCACCAGCCAGCTCACTCGCAGCCGCCGC